The window CAATATGGTGGTGCTGGATTAGACTATATTTCATATGGTCTTATTATGCAAGAACTCGAACGTGGCGATAGCGGTATTCGCTCAGCAGCTTCGGTTCAAACCTCTTTAGTGATGTATCCTATTTGGGAATTTGGTAGCGAAGAGCAAAAAATGAAATATTTGCCCAAATTAGCTACAGGTGAAATTATTGGATGTTTTGGTTTAACAGAGCCTAATCACGGAAGCGATCCTGGTAGTATGGTAACACGCTTATACGATAAAGGCGATCATTATATTTTACACGGTGCTAAAATGTGGATTACCAACGCCAATATTGCCGATATCGCTATTGTATGGGCAAAAGACGATAACGGGATTATTCGAGGAGTTATTGTTGAAAAAGGCATGAAAGGTTTTTCAGCACCCGAAACTCATAATAAATGGTCGTTACGTGCCTCAGCTACGGGCGAATTAATTTTTGATGAAGTAAAAGTTCCAAAAGAAAATCTTTTGCCCAATATCCAAGGTTTAAAAGGTCCCATGATGTGCTTAAATAGTGCTCGTTATGGCATTGCATGGGGAGCCGTTGGTGCTGCTATGGATTGCTACGATGCTGCTTTACGTTATTCATTAGAACGTCATCAATTTGGTAAACCTATTGCTTCTTATCAATTGCAACAGAAAAAATTAGCTGAAGCATTGACCGAAATTACCAAAGCTCAACTGTTAAATTGGCGATTAGGTACTCTTAAAAACGAAGGAAAATGCAAACATACCCATATAAGTATGGCCAAACGCAATAATGTATATATGGCTTTAAATGTAGCCCGTGAACTACGTCAAGTATTAGGTGCAATGGGTATTACTAGCGATTATCCCATTATGCGACATATGATGAATTTAGAATCAGTAATTACTTACGAAGGTACTCACGACATTCATTTATTAATTACAGGCCACGATATTACCGGAATTCCAGCATACAGATAATTTATTTCTAAAAATGTTTAATTTTGCAGCTATCAAGTATTTTTTATGATCTACTTGATAGCTGTTTAATTTTTTAAAAACTAATTGATAATGAATACAATACAGAAAGAAGTTATTTTAGATGACTCAAGAGTCATTATGGAAGCACTAGCACAGGCAGGTGCTGATACCTATATAGGTTACCCAATTACACCTTCTAATGCTATGTATTTGTACGCGAGTATTCGCTATAAATATATGCTACCTGCCCCCGATGAAATATCTACTTTACAATATATGTCGGGTATGGCTGCTACAGGACATTTACCGGTTACAGCAACTTCGTTCCCAGGATTTGCTTTAATGGTAGAATCCATCAATATGGCTTATATGATGGAGTTACCTATGATCATTATTCTTACTCAACGTCTTGGACCCGCTACCGGAACAGCTACTGCTGGAGCACAAGGCGATATAGCCCTTTTGCGTGGCATGATATCGGGCGGACACCCTATTCCTGTTGTTTGCCCTGCTACCATTGAAGATTGCTGGGACTTATCAGCCAAGGCATTACAAATGGCTGTTGACCTTCGCTGTCCCGTTATAATTTTATCTTCAAAAGAAAGAGCCAATACCAATCGCAATTTCGATATTTCTAAGCTACCGCCAATAAAACCCATAGAGCGAAAATATTATCAAAGCAACGAACCTTTTATACCTTATAAATATAATGACACATTAGTACCTGATTTCTTACCTGTATCAAACAACCAACATCAAGTAAGACTTACGGCTTCTACCCACGATCAAAAAGGAATTATTCAACACACTAGCGATGAAGCCATGAAAAACACCATTCGTTTAGAAAAGAAAGTAAATCAATATATTGACACCCATAACGATTATAATCATATTAATAATCATGCCGATACACTTGTTGTATCCTATGGAATTACTGCCAATGCTGCTGAAGAAGCTGTTTTAACGTTAAACAATCAAGGCAAAAAAATTGATTTACTTATTGTAAAAACATTATTGCCCATTGCATCAAAAATCAATGATATCATTCATTCTTATAAAAAAGTTGTTTTTGCCGAAGATAATATTAATGGTCAGTATGCTAAAATTATTTTTGGCGACAGACTTCCAAACCATGTTAGTTTTGTTGGTGCAATAGGCAAAATGCTTTCACCTAAAGAAATTATAGAAGGAGGAAAATTTTAATGGAAACAAAAGTATTAAATACCAATAACTTACCTTTTTGTAAAGGTTGTGGTCATCATGGTATTTCGCAAAATACCGCCAAAGCCATAGAAAATATGGGGTTAAATATTTTAGATGTAATATTTGTTACTGATATTGGTTGTCATGGCATTATAGATAAATCGTTAAATGCTCATACTGTTCATGGTTTACACGGACGATCGGTTGCTTTAGGAGCTGGTGTGAGTATGGGATTACCTGAAAATAAGAAAGTGATTGTATTTATTGGCGACGGTGGAGCAACTATAGGGTTACAGCATATTTTAGAAGCCGCACGACTTAACGTTAACTTAACTGTTATTATTCATAACAATTTTCTTTATGGCATGACAGGCGGACAATTAAGCGGACTTACTCCCAAAGGCTTTAATACAGTAATTACTCCCAATGGTAGTCCTTTTGGTGAGCATGATATTTGTGAATTAGTATATACAGCTGGTGCAAATTATGTAAGCCGTGTTATTGGAATTGGTGATTTTAGTGAAACTATTCAAAAAGCCTTAGAAACACCAGGATTTTCACTTATTGAAGTAATGGAAATATGTCCAAGTTATGGGGTTAAATTTAATCCTAAACGCAAATTACAAGAAATTGTCGAAGCTGCCAATAAACCCATTAAAACATGGACCAATAATCGAGCACCTTTCAGCTTCCCCGAACGCAAAACCGTCAACAATCTTTTCGATAAAACTCCTGTTATCGAAAAATTAAATGTTGAAAAAAATCTTACAAAACAAATTCAAGTTGTATTAAGTGGTTCTGCCGGTGAGGGAGTTCAACTTGCTGCTACCATTTTATGTAAAGCCGCCGTAAAACATGGCTATAATATTACTCAAAAAGGAACCTATCCAGTAACTGTAGGAGTTGGTTTTAGTGTAGCTGAAATAAATATCTCACCCAATGAAATATATTTTCATGGATTAAGTAATCCTGAATATATGATCATTACTTCACAAGATGGCTACGAATACAGCAAAAAAACTATTCAAACATTAAATAAAGATGCTTTGTTATTTATTGACCAATCACTACCTACCCCTGATACCAATGCTCATATTATCACCATGGATTTTAGAGGCAAAGGAGCAAAAAATGCCGTTTTAAGTGCGTTATTCTCATTTGCTAAAAAAACAAATATCATTTCAACCGAAACATTAAAAAGCATTTTAAGCGAAATGAATATGCTCGAAAAATTTCCTCTAGCAGAAATTGAAAAAGAATTAGCATAAACAAAAAAATAATCAATATGAAAAAAGTAATTCTAAGTTTTATTTTATTAGCAACATCTAGTTTGCTGTCATTGGCATGTACTAATTTTTTAGTTACCAAAGGTGCTTCTACCGATGGTTCAACTATTATTTCTTACAATGCTGATAGCCATGTTTTATATGGTGAATTATACTTTACTCCAGCTGCTACTCATAAAGATGGCGAAATGATTGATATTTACGAATGGGATACTGGCAAATACTTAGGAAAAATCAAACAAATCAAACAAACCTTCAGTGTAGTTGGTAATATGAACGAATATCAAGTTATCATTGGCGAAACAACCTTTGGAGGTCGAGAAGAATTAATTGACACTACCGGTATTTTAGATTATGGAAGCCTTATTTATATTACACTTCAGCGTGCAAAAACGGCCCGTGAAGCCATCAAAATAATGACTGATTTGGTAGCAGAATACGGCTACTACAGTAGTGGTGAATCTTTTTCAATAGCAGACCCTAATGAAGTTTGGATATTAGAAATGGTTGGCAAAGGTTCACCCAAAAAAGATGCAAAAGGTAAAATAAATTATAGTAAAGGAGCATTATGGGTGGCTATTCAAATTCCCGATGGCTATGTTTCTGCTCATGCCAATCACGCACGCATTATGAATTTCCCTTTTCAGAAAGTAAACAATTTTAACGACCCCAAACAAACTGTTTTTCATAGTCCAGATGTTATTTCTTTTGCACGTAAAGCTGGATATTTTAATGGCGAAGACAAAGACTTTAGTTTCAGCGACGTTTATGCTCCCCTTAATTTCGGAGCTGCTCGTTTTTGCGAAGCTCGCGTATGGGCTATGTTTAACAGAGTTAATAAGGATATGACAAAATACGAAGATTATGCTATGGGACATAATCTAAAAAATCGTATGCCATTATATATAAAAGCCGACCGTAAATTATCCGTTTTAGATGTTATTGCTTTAAATCGCGATTATTATCAAAACACGCAAATGGATATGACTAAAGACATGGGAGCAGGTCCTTTTGGTTGTATTGTTAGATGGCGTCCATTAACATGGAAAGTAGATGGAATTGAATATTTTAACGAACGTGCTGTTAGTACACAACAAACCGGTTTTGCTTTTGTTGCTCAAGCTCGTTCGTGGTTACCTAACCCTATTGGCGGTATATTTTGGTTTAGTGTAGATGATACCTATTCTAATTGCTATACTCCTATTTATTGTGGTACCACTAAAGTGCCTGAATCGTATGCCGTTGGTAATGGCGATATGATGACTTTTAGCGAAACAAGTGCTTTCTGGATTTTTAATCAGGTTTCAAATTTTGCATATACACGCTATAATGTAATAATAAAAGACATACAAGCTGTTCAAAGCGAATTAGAAAACAACTATTTTAACAATGTTAATAATATTGACAAACAAGCACTCGAACTTTATAAGAAAGATCCTAAAGCGGGCATCGATTTTATTACCGAATATTCTGTTAAAACAGGAAACGCTACGGTAACTCGCTGGAAAAAATTATATCAAGATTTATTTGTTAAATACATGGATGGAAATATCAAAACCAAAGTACCTGGTCAACGAAATCCTAAAGTAGAACAACCTGGATATGGTGAAGATTGGTATCGAAAAATTGTAAAAGAAACGGGCGATAAATTTAAAGTCGTTGGTAGCTCAGGACATTAATATTAAATTTGAGGCTGATTTTTCAGCCTCTTTTTTTTTTAATTTAAAAAAGATTACTTTTGAAACAAAATATTAAATATTCGTAACTATGAAAACAATTTTATTGGCTTTAATCGGTATTATTTCTTTTAATCTTTCAGCTCAAAATTGCAACGACTTTTACTCATATAAAAAGGGTACTTTTATCGAATATATTCACAACAATGCTAAAGGTAAAATGGAATCTATATCAAAAATGCTTATTACCGATGTTATTACTGAAAATGGTATAATTGCTTTAAAAACCGACAATATATATTATGACGACAAAGATAAAGAAACATATAAGTTTCAACAAACCTATTATTGTCAAGATGGAGTCATAACTTTCGATATGAGTAATATGTTCGACCCCAAAACAATGGAAGGATACAAAGATATGCAAGTTTCCTTAACGTCGGATAAACTCGATTTACCCAATAATTTAACCATAGGCCAAAGTCTAAAAGAAGGTACGGCAACCATGGAAATATCAAATCAGGGCATGAAACTAATGACCATGAATATACATGTTTATAATAGAAAAGTAGAGACCAAAGAAACCATTACGGTACCTGCAGGAACCTACGAATGCTTTAAAATAACGTATGATGTAGAATCTAAAGTGATTTTCAAAATACAAGGTAAAGCTGCCGAATGGTATGCTAAAGGTATAGGTATGGTAAAACAAGAAACCTATGACAGTAAAGGAAAAATTACCGGAAGTACGATATTAAAATCATTTAAATAATTATATTATGAATAAGATCATTGTAATTACCTTGATTAGCCTAACACCTCTTTTGTGGTCGAACAAATGTGAAAAATCAAAAGAAAAAACAAAAAGTGAAATTAAATCAGAAAGAATGAGCGTTCAAAACACCATTATTGATAAATCTTACGATTTTACAACATACGAAAACAGATATACTATCAAAAAAGCTGAATTAAAAGACAGTTTACTTACTTTAACCATAGAAGCTAATGCTTGCAACGATGATGTTGTTGAACTTGTTTTTAATGGTAATTATTTAAAATCTTATCCTCCTAAAGCTCAATTAGGACTTAGATTTCAAGAAAACAGTAAATGCAAAAACAATATTTTTGTTAAAACATACAATATAAGTCCTGTAAAATATCCCAGCGGAAAAGCAACCATTTTCTTACTGAAGGGCGTTGACCCTATTACATATAATTATTAAGAATTACGCTCAAAAGGTAATATTTAACAAACATCATAATAAAAAAATGAGCCATAAACAAGGCTCATTTTTTTATTTTCTTCCATCAAAGTTATTTTACTGTTTTTGCTCTATTATCTTATAATCGGCAGGAACCATAAATTTTTCTGCAGGTATAATAGCATTTTCTTCAAATTTACTGGCAACCATTTTTATTTGTGCCATATCTGTTTTTAAAGGTACGTTTTTATACATAACACCATAAATTCTTCCGGAACCCAATTTAACAGAATATTTAGTTCCAGTAACACCTGCAACTTGTTCGGTTCCTTCTTCTTTATAATCCATTTGTTTTTTCATCTCTTCGGTTAAAGCGCTTAAATCCATATTAGACATAACAGCTTTTATGTTTACTTTTGTAGCTTCTTTTTTAAGCTCATCTTTATTATTGGTTATATTTTCTAAATCGAAATTAATGGAATAATCGCCATCTAAAATTGACATAGAATGTTTTTTTGTCTTTATTCCCATAATATTACCTTCGGCAAAAGTTTCGCGGCATTCTTTTTTTCCATAATCGTCAAAATATAATATTTGTGTAGTTTTTATGCCCATTATATCGATCGGCTCATAATAAACAATCCCAGATTTTATACCATAGCGTTGCCCTTGCACTGTTGATTCGGTAGTCTCAGAAGTCGATACAGAATCTTTAGATTCATTGTTTTGCTTGTCACTTCCATTTCCTGAACATGCCCATGTAAAAGAAATTAAAGCAATAAATACGAAATAAAGAAGTTTTCTCATAATAATTTAATTAAAGTTAATGCACAAATCTAATGAAAAATGTTTAAAAA of the Bacteroidales bacterium genome contains:
- a CDS encoding acyl-CoA dehydrogenase family protein, producing the protein MSATVQYNAPDYFLVDDLLTEEHKIVRDSIRDWVNREVKPVIEDLAQKHEIPIELIKQLGQIGAYGPFIPEQYGGAGLDYISYGLIMQELERGDSGIRSAASVQTSLVMYPIWEFGSEEQKMKYLPKLATGEIIGCFGLTEPNHGSDPGSMVTRLYDKGDHYILHGAKMWITNANIADIAIVWAKDDNGIIRGVIVEKGMKGFSAPETHNKWSLRASATGELIFDEVKVPKENLLPNIQGLKGPMMCLNSARYGIAWGAVGAAMDCYDAALRYSLERHQFGKPIASYQLQQKKLAEALTEITKAQLLNWRLGTLKNEGKCKHTHISMAKRNNVYMALNVARELRQVLGAMGITSDYPIMRHMMNLESVITYEGTHDIHLLITGHDITGIPAYR
- a CDS encoding 2-oxoacid:acceptor oxidoreductase family protein, with translation METKVLNTNNLPFCKGCGHHGISQNTAKAIENMGLNILDVIFVTDIGCHGIIDKSLNAHTVHGLHGRSVALGAGVSMGLPENKKVIVFIGDGGATIGLQHILEAARLNVNLTVIIHNNFLYGMTGGQLSGLTPKGFNTVITPNGSPFGEHDICELVYTAGANYVSRVIGIGDFSETIQKALETPGFSLIEVMEICPSYGVKFNPKRKLQEIVEAANKPIKTWTNNRAPFSFPERKTVNNLFDKTPVIEKLNVEKNLTKQIQVVLSGSAGEGVQLAATILCKAAVKHGYNITQKGTYPVTVGVGFSVAEINISPNEIYFHGLSNPEYMIITSQDGYEYSKKTIQTLNKDALLFIDQSLPTPDTNAHIITMDFRGKGAKNAVLSALFSFAKKTNIISTETLKSILSEMNMLEKFPLAEIEKELA
- a CDS encoding C69 family dipeptidase, with protein sequence MKKVILSFILLATSSLLSLACTNFLVTKGASTDGSTIISYNADSHVLYGELYFTPAATHKDGEMIDIYEWDTGKYLGKIKQIKQTFSVVGNMNEYQVIIGETTFGGREELIDTTGILDYGSLIYITLQRAKTAREAIKIMTDLVAEYGYYSSGESFSIADPNEVWILEMVGKGSPKKDAKGKINYSKGALWVAIQIPDGYVSAHANHARIMNFPFQKVNNFNDPKQTVFHSPDVISFARKAGYFNGEDKDFSFSDVYAPLNFGAARFCEARVWAMFNRVNKDMTKYEDYAMGHNLKNRMPLYIKADRKLSVLDVIALNRDYYQNTQMDMTKDMGAGPFGCIVRWRPLTWKVDGIEYFNERAVSTQQTGFAFVAQARSWLPNPIGGIFWFSVDDTYSNCYTPIYCGTTKVPESYAVGNGDMMTFSETSAFWIFNQVSNFAYTRYNVIIKDIQAVQSELENNYFNNVNNIDKQALELYKKDPKAGIDFITEYSVKTGNATVTRWKKLYQDLFVKYMDGNIKTKVPGQRNPKVEQPGYGEDWYRKIVKETGDKFKVVGSSGH